From the Alloalcanivorax dieselolei B5 genome, one window contains:
- a CDS encoding addiction module antidote protein produces MNRPDNTLKDLGIQPFDLARHLDSEATIAEYLSQVLASGDHNELIDAIGHVARAKGMSEIARASGLGRESLYKALSPGAKPRFDTVVRVLKALGVELKISV; encoded by the coding sequence ATGAACCGCCCTGACAACACACTGAAAGACCTCGGCATCCAACCTTTTGACCTCGCTCGCCATCTGGACAGCGAGGCCACCATTGCCGAATACCTGTCCCAGGTCCTGGCCAGTGGCGACCACAATGAATTGATTGATGCCATCGGCCACGTGGCCCGTGCCAAGGGCATGAGTGAAATCGCCCGCGCCTCGGGACTGGGCCGGGAGAGCCTGTACAAGGCCCTCAGCCCCGGCGCCAAGCCGCGGTTCGACACTGTGGTGCGGGTATTAAAAGCGCTGGGAGTGGAGTTGAAGATTTCCGTGTGA